TTCACCCAGCCGCCGATGCCGATCAAATGCGCCGGCGCGCCGCAGAAGGCCATGTATCTCTCGGGCGATCACTGGTTCCGCGAGGGCGTGCTGCCCGATATCGACATCCAGTTCATGAACGCGGGCGGCGTGCTCTTCGGGGTGAAGGATTACGTCCCCGCGCTGGAGCAATACGTGAAGAAATACGGCGCCACGCTCAACTTCTTCCACAACCTCGTCGCGGTGGACGGGCCGGCGAAGAAAGCCACCTTCGCGGTGAACAAGCCCGAGACAGAGCCGGAAACGGTCGAGCTGGAATTCGACATAATGCATGTCTGCCCGCCGCAGACCGCGCCGGATTTCATCCGCGTCTCGCCGCTGGCCGATGCCGCCGGCTGGGTCGATGTCGACCAGAACACCCTGCGCCACAAGAGCTATGACAATATCTGGAGCCTCGGCGACGTGATGAACGCGCCCAACGCCAAGACCGCCGCGGCGGCCCGCATGCAGGCGCCCATCGTCGCCGAGAACGTCGCCGCCGATATCGAGGGCGCCAGCCCGCGCGCGATGTATAACGGCTATGGCTCCTGCCCGCTGACGGTGGAGCGCGGCAAGATCGTGCTGGCGGAGTTCGGCTATGGCGGCACGCTGCTGCCCAGCTTTCCGAAATGGGTCATCGACGGCACCAAGCCGACCCGCGCCGCCTGGCTGCTGAAAGAGCAGATCCTGCCGCCGATCTACTGGAAGGCGATGCTGCGCGGCAAGGAATGGATGGCCAAGCCGGAGAAGGTCTCGGCGAGCTAACGCGGTTGCCCGGCCATGAGGCCCCGGAACAGGTCCGGGGCGGGTGGTTCAGAGCTCCCCGCCCCGGGCTTGACCCCGGGGCCTCCACCTCTCCCGTCCCGCGACATTCTGGAGCATCGCGCATTCTTCCCTTCAAAAATTCTGTGTTTTGAATATATCTACGCCGCAAAGGGCGACTCCCCCGTTGCCCGTCTCTGACCGAATTGCAGGACAGCCCTCATGAATGTGCCCCGCCCCTCCCGCGATCTGCTCACCCGCTACCTGCCGATCCTGACCTGGGCCAAAACCTACAACCGCGACACCGCGACCTCGGACCTCGTCGCGGCGGTGATCGTGACGATCATGCTGATCCCGCAATCGCTGGCCTACGCCCTGCTCGCCGGCCTGCCCGCCGAGATGGGGCTCTACGCCTCGATCCTGCCGCTGGTGGCCTATGCGATCTTCGGCACTTCGCGGGCGCTGGCCGTCGGGCCGGTGGCGGTGGTGTCGCTGATGACGGCGGCGGCGATCGGCCAGCTCGGGCTGACCTCACCGGCGGAGATCGCGCTGGCCGCGATCACGCTGGCCTTCATCTCCGGCGTGTTCCTGACGCTGCTCGGGGTGCTGAAACTGGGCTTTCTGGCGAATTTCCTCTCCCACCCGGTCATCGCCGGCTTCATCACCGCCTCGGGCATCCTGATCGCCGCCTCCCAGCTCAAGCATATCTTCGGCATCGACGCGGGCGGCCACACGCTGGTGGAACTGGTCCGCTCGATCTTCGAACATCTGGGCGAGACCAATCTCATTACGCTGGTCATCGGCGTGGCGGCCACCGCCTTCCTGTTCTGGGTCCGCAAGGGGCTCAAGCCGCTGCTGATCAAGGCCGGCCTGTCGAAGCGCATGGCCGATATCTTTGCCAAGGCCGGACCGGTCGCCGCCGTCGTCGTGACGACGCTCGTCGCGTGGATCTTTGCCCTGGGCGACAAGGGCGTCCGGCTGGTGGGCGAGGTGCCCATGGGGCTGCCGCCGCTCTCCGCCCCCTCCTTCGATCCGGGCATGTGGCAGACGCTGCTGCTGCCCGCCGTGCTGATCTCGATCATCGGCTTTGTCGAGTCGGTCTCGGTGGCGCAGACCCTCGCCGCCAAGCGCCGCCAGCGCATCGACCCCGACCAGGAGCTGATCGGCCTCGGCACCTCCAATATCGCCTCGGCGGTCACCGGCGGCTTTCCGGTGACCGGGGGCTTTTCCCGCTCGGTGGTGAATTTCGACGCCGGCGCCGAGACCCCTGCGGCGGGCGCCTATACCGCCGTGGGCATCGGCATCGCCACGCTGGTGCTGACGCCCCTGCTCTATTTCCTGCCCAAGGCGACGCTGGCCGCAACGATCATCGTGGCGGTGCTGAGCCTGGTGGATTTCTCGATCCTGAAAAAGACCTGGCGCTACTCCAAGGTGGATTTCACCGCCGTCTCCGCCACCATCGTGCTGACCCTGCTGGTCGGCGTCGAGATGGGCGTCTCGGCGGGCGTGCTGCTGTCGATCTTCCTGCATCTCTACAAGACCTCGAAGCCGCATGTGGCCGAGGTCGGGCTGGTGCCCGGCACCCATCACTTCCGCAATGTAAAGCGCCACACGGTCGATACCCTGCCCGGCGTGCTGACCCTGCGGGTGGACGAGAGCCTCTATTTCGTCAACGCGCGCTTCCTGGAGGATTACGTGCTGGAACGGGTCGCGGAATGCGAGAACCTCAACCATGTGGTGCTGATGTTCCCCGCCGTGAACGAGGTCGACATGAGCGCGCTAGAGACGCTGGAAGAGCTCAACCGCCGGCTCTCGGAACAGGGCATCAGGATGCACCTGACCGAAATCAAGGGCCCGGTGATGGACCGCCTGCAACGCTCGCATTTCCTGCAAGATCTGTCGGGCGAGGTCTTCCTGTCGCAATACGACGCGTGGTGCGCGCTAAAGCCGGACGCGCCCGTGGGATCCCAGCAGAAAGACGTCGCGGCCCAGTAGCAGCGCCGGGTAGAGCGGACGGCCATAGCCCGCGCCCCCGTCCATGTTGAGCCGGTTGGGATAAAGCTGCGGCACGTCGATGGCGGTGTGCCCGTGCACCACCAGCCTGCCATGGTCGCGGGTGTCGTTCAGAAAGGCACCGCGAATCCAGATCAGATCGTCCTCGCTCTGCTGGTGCAGCGGAATGCCGGGCCGGATGCCGGCATGCACAAAGATCTGCTGCTCGGTCTCGTGGAACCGCGGCAGCGCCGCCAGCCAGTCGCGATGCGCCTGCGGAACGGCGGCCACCGCCTCGGCATGGATCTCGCGCGGGTCGCGGCGCGGATCGGCATCCACCCCGTAGGATTCGAGCGTCTTGTCGCCACCGATGGGCCGGTCGGTATAGAAATGCGGATTGCGCGTCTGCGGATCCTCATAGAACGGATCGTCGAGATAGCGCAGGAAAAACCGGTCGTGATTGCCCATCAGGCAGATCCAGTTCCGCCCCTCCGCCTGCCCCTGCATCAGCGCCTCGATCACCGCGCGGCTGTCTGGCCCCCGGTCGACGAAATCGCCGAGGAACACGACGGGTGCGCCCGCCTCCGGGTCGCCCGCGATACGATCGAGCGCATGATGGAACTGGGCGAGCTGGCCGTGAATATCGCCTACGGCAAAAATCGGGTGCATGGGAGGCGTCCTTTCCTGTGCCGGAGTGATGCCGCGCGCCGCAGCGCAGCGCAACCCGCGCGGCACGGAAATCCCGCCGGCGCATGTCAGCAATGCGTGATCCCAAGGGCCCTCACGCCGATGCACAACCCTGATGCTGCAAACTCGCGTGACGCAGTCGCGTAAAGGCTGCCCCGGTCAGCACAGCCCCGACTCAGGCGCCTTCGCGCACCGTGTCCACCATCAGCCGCACATTCTCCGGGTCGGCATCCGGCGTGATCCCGTGGCCGAGATTGAAGATATGCGGCCCCTTGGAAAACGCCTTCACCACCCGCCTTGTCTCGTCCACCAGCGCCTGCCCGCCGGTCACCATATGCGACGAGGCGAGATTGCCCTGCACGCAGCCATCCACCTGCACATGCTCCGCCGCCCATTCCGGCGTCACACTGTCATCGACCGCAACGCAATCGGCCCCGGTGGCCTGATGGAAGCCGACATAGCCCTGCCCCGCCTGACGCGGAAAGACGATGACCGGCAGGCCGGGATGCCGCGCCTTCAACTCCTGCGTGATGATCCGCGCGGGCTCCAGCGCGTAGCGGGTGAAATCCTCGCCCTCCAGCGAGCCCGCCCAGCTGTCGAAGAGCTTGACCACCTCGGCCCCGGCCTCGACCTGCGCCGACAGATAGTCGATCGTCGCCTCGGTCAGCCGGTCGATGATCTTCTCGAAGAGCGCCCGGTTCTCCGCCTTCAGCGCATGCGCCGGCCCCTGATCGGGGGTGCCGCGCCCGGCGATCATATAGGTGGCCACCGTCCAGGGCGCCCCGGCGAAACCGATAAGCGTGGTCTCCTCCGGCAGCTCGCGGCTCAGGATCCGCACCGTCTCGTAGATCGGGTTCAGCGTGTCGTGGATCATCTCGCCGCGCCCGAGCCTGTCGAACTCCGCGTCGCTGGTGATGGTCGAGAGCCGCGGCCCCTCGCCGGTCACGAACCACAGATCGGCGCCCAGCGCCTGCGGCAGCAGCAGGATATCGGCAAAGAGGATCGCCGCATCGAACCCATAGCGCCGGATCGGCTGAAGCGTCACCTCGGCGGCCAGTTCCGGATTGTAGCACAGCGACAGGAAATCGCCGGCCTGCGCCCGTGTCGCGCGGTATTCCGGCAGATAGCGCCCGGCCTGCCGCATCATCCAGATCGGCGGCGTGGGCAGGGTTTCTCCGGCCAGCGCCCGCAGGATCGTCTTGGTCATCTCGCAGCCTCCCAATCGCGTCGCAGGCGGCAATATGTCAATTCGCGCCCCATTGCCACAGCCATTCCCGCGACATAAAGCTTCGCCCCATGACGATGACCCTGCCCACCCCCGCCCAGCCGCTGAAGATCGGCACCCGCGGTTCGCCGCTGGCGCTGGCCCAGGCCCACGAGACCCGCGACCGCCTCGCCGCCGCCTTCGGGCTGGCAGCGGAGGCCTTCGAGATCGTGGTGATCAAGACCACCGGCGACGACCGCAGCATGATCGCCGCCGACCGTCCGCTGAAGGAGATCGGCAACAAGGGCCTCTTCACCAAGGAGATCGAAGAGCAGCTTCTGGCCGGCGGCATCGACATCGCGGTGCATTCGATGAAGGACATGCCGGTGGAACAGCCCGCCGGTCTGGTGCTCGATTGCTACCTGCCGCGCGAGGATGTGCGCGACGCCTTCATCTCTCCCGGCCATGCCGGGCTCGCCGCGCTGCCCGCGGGCACCGTGGTCGGCACCTCCTCGCTGCGCCGCCGCGCCCAGCTGCTGAGCCGCCGCCCCGATCTCACGGTGGTGGAATTCCGCGGCAACCTGCAAACCCGGCTGAAAAAGCTCGAAAACGGCACCGCCGCCGCCACATTCCTCGCCATGGCCGGGCTGAACCGCATGGGCATGGCGGGCAAGGTGCCGATGACCGCGATGTCTCCCGACGAGATGCTGCCGGCGGTGGCGCAGGGCGCCATCGGCATCGAGCGCCGCGAAAACGATCCCCGCGCCCGCGACATGCTGGCGCGGATCCATGACAGCGAGACCGCCACCCGCCTCGCCGCCGAACGCGCCTTCCTGGCCGAGCTCGACGGCTCCTGCGAAACCCCGATCGCCGGGCTCGCCGAGCTCGACGGCACCAGCCTGCGGCTGCGCGGCGAGATCCTCTCACCCGACGGCAGCGCCGCCTATTCGGGCGAGCTCACAGGCCCCGCGACCGACGGCGCCGATCTCGGCCGCCAGCTCGCCCGCGATCTGCTGACCCAAGCCGGCCCCGGCTTCTTCGCCTGGCGCGACTGACCCCGCTCCGCCAGACCCCGGCGTTTCCATTGGCCTGAAATATCCCGGGGGAAAGCGCGCCCCGGCGCGCGAGGGAGCAGCGCCCCCACCCCGCCCGGGGCCGCCAAAGGCGGCGCCGGGCTCAGACAGGCGCGCCCGGCACGGGCGCACATCGCGCTCAGCTCAGCGTCAGGATCGTCTGGCCGGTGGTGCGCCGCGCCTCCAGCACCCGATGCGCCTCCGCCACATCCTCCAAGGGGAAACGCTGGTCGATGCGGATCTTCACCTCCCCCGCCAGCACCTTGGAAAACAGCGTCGCCGCCATCTCCTGGCAGGCGTCGTGATCGGCGATATGGGTAAAGAGCGTCGGCCGGGTCACCTTGAGCGAGCCCTTCTGCGCCAGCAGCCCCAGATTGAACGCCTCCACAGCACCCGAGGCGTTGCCGAAGGACATCATCATCCCCAGCGGCTTCAGGCAGTCGAGCGAGCCCTCGAAGGTCGCCTTGCCCACCGAATCCATCACCGCGTCCACGCCCTTGCCGCCGGTCAGATCGCGCACCTGCGCCACCCAGTCCTCGGTGGCATAGTTGATACAGGCATCCGCGCCATGCTCCAGCGCCAGCGCGCATTTCTCGTCCGAGCCGGCGGTGCCGATCAGCCGGATGCCCTCGGATTTCGCCCATTGGCAGGCGATCAGCCCCACCCCCCCGGCGGCGGCGTGAAACAGCACCGTATCCCCGGCCTTCAGCGGCGTGGTGCGGTGAAAGAGATACTGCACGGTCATGCCCTTCAGCATCATCGCCGCGCCCTCCTCGAAGGGGATCCCCTCCGGCAGCTTGCAGACCTGCGCCGCCGGCATCACCCGCGCCTCGGTATAGGCGCCGGGCGGCATCGCAGCATAGGCGGCGCGATCACCCGCCGCGAGATGGCTCACCCCCTCGCCCACCGCCTCGACAATGCCCGCCGCCTCCATGCCCAGCGCATGCGGCAGCGTCATCGGATAGAGCCCCGAGCGCTGGTAGCAGTCGATGAAGTTCAGCCCGCAGGCGGCGTGGCGGATGCGGATCTCGCCCGGCCCCGGCTCGCCCACCGGCAGATCGGCGAGCTTGAGCTTTTCCGGCCCGCCATGTTCCTCGATGATCACCGTTCTCGCCGTTGCGGCCATGGTCCTCTCCTCTGTCTCAGGCATCTGTTACCGCGAACCCTGCGCTGCCCTGCGCAGGGGCACAAGAGGGCACAAGACGTCGTGAACGCGCCGCCGCCCGATCCGTGCTACCCTGAACGGCACGCGGCGCCGGTCGGTCCGGCCCGCCAGCGTGCCGGCCGGACCCGCCT
The window above is part of the Salipiger abyssi genome. Proteins encoded here:
- a CDS encoding SulP family inorganic anion transporter, whose product is MNVPRPSRDLLTRYLPILTWAKTYNRDTATSDLVAAVIVTIMLIPQSLAYALLAGLPAEMGLYASILPLVAYAIFGTSRALAVGPVAVVSLMTAAAIGQLGLTSPAEIALAAITLAFISGVFLTLLGVLKLGFLANFLSHPVIAGFITASGILIAASQLKHIFGIDAGGHTLVELVRSIFEHLGETNLITLVIGVAATAFLFWVRKGLKPLLIKAGLSKRMADIFAKAGPVAAVVVTTLVAWIFALGDKGVRLVGEVPMGLPPLSAPSFDPGMWQTLLLPAVLISIIGFVESVSVAQTLAAKRRQRIDPDQELIGLGTSNIASAVTGGFPVTGGFSRSVVNFDAGAETPAAGAYTAVGIGIATLVLTPLLYFLPKATLAATIIVAVLSLVDFSILKKTWRYSKVDFTAVSATIVLTLLVGVEMGVSAGVLLSIFLHLYKTSKPHVAEVGLVPGTHHFRNVKRHTVDTLPGVLTLRVDESLYFVNARFLEDYVLERVAECENLNHVVLMFPAVNEVDMSALETLEELNRRLSEQGIRMHLTEIKGPVMDRLQRSHFLQDLSGEVFLSQYDAWCALKPDAPVGSQQKDVAAQ
- a CDS encoding metallophosphoesterase gives rise to the protein MHPIFAVGDIHGQLAQFHHALDRIAGDPEAGAPVVFLGDFVDRGPDSRAVIEALMQGQAEGRNWICLMGNHDRFFLRYLDDPFYEDPQTRNPHFYTDRPIGGDKTLESYGVDADPRRDPREIHAEAVAAVPQAHRDWLAALPRFHETEQQIFVHAGIRPGIPLHQQSEDDLIWIRGAFLNDTRDHGRLVVHGHTAIDVPQLYPNRLNMDGGAGYGRPLYPALLLGRDVFLLGSHGRVRL
- the hemE gene encoding uroporphyrinogen decarboxylase, with the translated sequence MTKTILRALAGETLPTPPIWMMRQAGRYLPEYRATRAQAGDFLSLCYNPELAAEVTLQPIRRYGFDAAILFADILLLPQALGADLWFVTGEGPRLSTITSDAEFDRLGRGEMIHDTLNPIYETVRILSRELPEETTLIGFAGAPWTVATYMIAGRGTPDQGPAHALKAENRALFEKIIDRLTEATIDYLSAQVEAGAEVVKLFDSWAGSLEGEDFTRYALEPARIITQELKARHPGLPVIVFPRQAGQGYVGFHQATGADCVAVDDSVTPEWAAEHVQVDGCVQGNLASSHMVTGGQALVDETRRVVKAFSKGPHIFNLGHGITPDADPENVRLMVDTVREGA
- the hemC gene encoding hydroxymethylbilane synthase → MTMTLPTPAQPLKIGTRGSPLALAQAHETRDRLAAAFGLAAEAFEIVVIKTTGDDRSMIAADRPLKEIGNKGLFTKEIEEQLLAGGIDIAVHSMKDMPVEQPAGLVLDCYLPREDVRDAFISPGHAGLAALPAGTVVGTSSLRRRAQLLSRRPDLTVVEFRGNLQTRLKKLENGTAAATFLAMAGLNRMGMAGKVPMTAMSPDEMLPAVAQGAIGIERRENDPRARDMLARIHDSETATRLAAERAFLAELDGSCETPIAGLAELDGTSLRLRGEILSPDGSAAYSGELTGPATDGADLGRQLARDLLTQAGPGFFAWRD
- a CDS encoding quinone oxidoreductase family protein — encoded protein: MAATARTVIIEEHGGPEKLKLADLPVGEPGPGEIRIRHAACGLNFIDCYQRSGLYPMTLPHALGMEAAGIVEAVGEGVSHLAAGDRAAYAAMPPGAYTEARVMPAAQVCKLPEGIPFEEGAAMMLKGMTVQYLFHRTTPLKAGDTVLFHAAAGGVGLIACQWAKSEGIRLIGTAGSDEKCALALEHGADACINYATEDWVAQVRDLTGGKGVDAVMDSVGKATFEGSLDCLKPLGMMMSFGNASGAVEAFNLGLLAQKGSLKVTRPTLFTHIADHDACQEMAATLFSKVLAGEVKIRIDQRFPLEDVAEAHRVLEARRTTGQTILTLS